The Vanrija pseudolonga chromosome 1, complete sequence genomic sequence TGCACccctgccctgcctgccGGCCCATGATGCCCTGcaggcggctggctggcaaTGACACAATGGTGCAGCACCATGACTCACCAATgacgtcgcgccgcacgcacgctgcCACCTGCGCACCTGCCTGCAGCAGAGACGTGCCAGCCAAAACCCAATACTTACACCTCGTTACCCCGACTAGCGTTGTGCTCATGCACATGGGCAGCCGGCCCCACCACGGCCAGCGGCCCCACTCGTTTGTTCTTTCGCCGGTGGGCCTTGGGCCTGGCCTTTGCCTCGTTGTATATCTCGGATCCAAATACAAATACACCCCAATCCAAATAACAAATCGTCTTTGGTCATACAAAAGAAGGCACAGACACTAGTGGAGAGGTGGGCAGGCCGGATGCTGCTTGCTGTATACGCGCCGGACTGTACCATCGTCCACTCATGCATGTATCAGTGGCCATGCCATCGTGGGTGGTAGTTGCTCCGCAGCAAACTGTCGTCGCtctcttcgtcgtcgccgtcgtcgttgtcgcagcaccagcgcctACACCGCCCGCCCAACAGAGTGGAGCGCCGTCCACCCGCCTAGTGGTTTGTATTTCCCAGACAGCAGTACCATTTCCGCGTAGGATCTGGCTGATACTATTATTGCCACTGGGCCACCACGAAATGGCAAATGCTTGGCGCGTGCTGGGCAGGTTCTGCGCTGCGGGCTGCGGAGCATGGGGCAAGTTGGAGCGAGCTCGAGTAGGCAAAGCAAGCATAGACGACTGCCGACAGCGGCGTTTACTCgtgtggggtggtgtggATCATTCATGTAGTGTCTTGTTGGTTGGTCTTGTCCTTGACGTCACTTGGGAAACCCCGATTTAGCACCCCGAAAACGTCATTGCTAGTTGATTACACCCGACCGACAACGCGCCCAgcgaccgaccgaccacgTCCCCagacgccagccagccagacgcGCCATCGACCGCCAACAACACCCCTCCCCGTCTGTATCAACTAATAGTGTACATTGCCAGAGGTGGGAGAAAAAGGTACGGGCTACAGGTTACGTTGCTCCACATTTACGACACCACACCTTGTCCCAATGGCTACACTCTCTAACACCCTCGTGCCAATCACGTGGCACACATCATCTCGGCGCcttgctcgctcggcgcgcttgctATCGCTGCGCAGGGTGATCATGTGAACCGCTGCCCCGGTGGGCATAGCCTCGAGACGGCGACaacccgcgcgccgtcggtgcttcgtggccgccggccgccgtgcCGTTCGGAGCGTGCAAGTACGGCCGCCAGTCACTCTGGCGACCATAGTCGccagggcgaggtggtgcccCAGAGTGCACGTGGATAGGAGCACCTGGAGGGTGCCCTGATCCGTTGGGAGGGAAGACACCGAGAGACGGCATACCAGCGGGATCCCAGTGAggtccgcctcgagcactgggcgcaggcgccgccgaggagtggggtggggggtagTAGGCgccaggaggaggcggtcCTTCACGTTGTTGCCAGTGGCGAGTACCAGGGGTCGACGAAGGGGGGTAACCATACTGGCGCTGGTatcgctcgtcgacgtggtcAAATGACGGTCGCCGCTCAAACGATCTGCCTCGTTCGTATGATCCGTGGTGGTCTCGTTCAAACGACCTTCCACGCTCAAACGACGGGTGGCGGTCGTCATAAGATCGGCCACGTTCAAACGAGGGCGGGCGGTCTTCAAACGCTGGTCGGCGTGGGTGCTGCTCGTAAGAGCCATAAGCCCcagccggcagcggcgaggggcgaCGCTGAGCCGGGCCGTCAAACTCGTCAACGGTACCATCTGACACAACAGACGCTGTGTCGAACGGCTTCGTGTCCTTGGGCGGGTCGTCGTTCAACAAGGCCGAGATGCGCATGCCACCAGATCTCGAAACGGGAGCAGGTGGAGAGGGTACTCGTGCTGAGTGGTgaggcgggctgggcgggaaCACGGCCATGCGGGGTTCGGTTGGGAACGAGTCGCGACGCGGCTCGGGGTACTCGTGCGAAGTTCTGCGAGGCCCAGGAGGGAAAGAGTCGTAGCCCGGTGGAGGAGGGTATCGTCCCGGGTAGCCttgctgcggctgctgctgttgttgctgggtaggaggaggctgctgctgctgttcgGTCGAcggagtgggagtggggaTAACAGGCTTGGTCTCTCTGGCAGCCTCAACGCCATTGACCTTGACCGGCTGGACGCCGACTTGCGTGGATGCTGGGAGAACAATACCGCTGGCTCTCATGGCGTCGACAGTCTGGTTGTAGTGGTTTCTGACCTGAATGACAGTCTTGGTGTTGCCTAACTTGTCGGCGATAGCCCTAAAGTCGGCACCATGCTCGCGCACAAGCTCGGGGAACTTCTGCTTCTCAGCAACAGACCAGTATGAATTGGTAGTCGTTCGTCTAGGCTTGCCACCTTCAccaggtgggggaggtggcgcGTTCGGGTCCGGGGGAGGTGCGTTGGGATCAACCGGTTCGACGACCTTTTTGCGTCTGGCGCGCTTGACGGGTGGAAGAAGGGGgacagcgtcgacgacaaggcccGTAGCGGGATCCACAACCTGggttgccgagctcgaaTCCGTGACCGCaacgggcggcggggccacCTCCTGGACGACAACTGGAGCAGTGGTGGGCTGGACAACAGGCGATTGAGGGACAGGAGCCACCTCGACAGCCTCTGTCGGAGCTGGGTTCTCTACCGCATCCTTGttgacgcgcgctcgcttcGTTCCCTTGGCTCGCGACTTGTCGCCACCACTACGCGACTTGGTCTTGCTGGCGGTTGATGGTGCCTCCGATTCGGCTCTGGAAGGCGTCGCGCTCTCGACATCTGGTTCTCCCTCGGGCCGACGTTTACGCGCAGGCGCATCAGCACCAGGGGTTGCAGGCATATCAGAACCCTGACGAGCACGCTTGTTTCGGCCGCCACCCTGTTGCGTCGCAGTGGTCGACGCAGAGCCCTCACGGTCGCGGTTTCGGCTGCCCTTTGGAGTCGGTGTCGACTGCTTGTTGCGTTCCAGATCGGCCATGAGAGCAGAACTCTTCTTCTTTGCAACCGCGGCTCTTCTAGCCTTGGCGCCGCGTCTTGTAGCAAGAAGCGTCTTGTAGTCGTTTTCGTACTTGGTGCGGTAATAGTAGAGCACGCAGTCTCCAGCAGTCTTGTTGGGCAGGCCTTCGGCAATCTTTCCAAACAGCTTTGGATACTGAAGGTATCTTCTGAGGAACTTTTCCCGCTCCTCTTCAGTCCAGATGGCTTCGGCGTTGCCGGCAAAGTTGTAGAAGGCAAGCGGGTCATCGACGCGGTTGTTCTCGTCTTCGTACCTAAAGTCGCGCTCCTTGTCGAGAATCATGTCGGGGATCGTAGCTGCCGTCTTGGTGGCACGGTGCGTTGGGTCCTTGGCTGCGCTGTCGGCAAGACCGGCCAGGATGGCCTGATACTCGGCTTCAGTGGCAACCGCATCACCCACACCACGGCGTCGGTTAGAGCGCCCACTGTAGGATGGCTCCTCTGCAATTGGCGTTGCCGGCACAATACCAGGAGTGGGCGGCGGTAGCACACTACCGGGAACAGCATACAGGTcggctggtggtggtccTCGCTTCTCCATGGTCTTGTCGAGCATTTCGCGGTGTTCCGCCCAAAGCTGGTCGAGCTCAAGGTACTCTTCTTGCAGATAAGTGAccttctccttgagctcgtggTTCTCACGGACCACAACCCTTGCCACGATATTGGCGGTTGGGGCTTGCTCCGCAGCCATAGGTCGCACAATGTCGGCGATGAGCTGGTCGGCATGGAAGTTGCCAACCTTGGGTACACGTGAGCTCTCGGTCGGCGCAGCTTCTTGGTTCCAGGAGAGAATATCCTCGACAGTCTTCTCACAGCTAGCGGGCTTGCCGAGAGCCGCCTTGACACCAGCAACCAGAACCGCCTCGCGTTCGTCGATTTCCATGAC encodes the following:
- the SPAC22E12.19 gene encoding putative protein; protein product: MLSLLDEAPARMLATWKKARSYLRFVLFVGRHPMDATVTVNATVNEIATCVNVNSASEGEPVVEDAIEASKSAEPKAVELPRPVEVTKPITPPSPVDLPAEPIAVDAPVEEPTAATTQSAPTVEEPAPEPAVAEATLPKVEETTPEVVTQPAAPVAEVVSEPSAPEPKVDVDNDVEMADAEAATALPAPTVETVAKPDAQTQASEDVEMADAVAEKQPAPTISLDEPKTSTDLPTAPASEAGASRKPSVDNGGITFDDSPALSPQSPVTTVLRERRTVDRPSRTRALRQPRLGTKLKSDSARATPDAPPTPREADDEAMPPPSDAPDGDEEVEVMEIDEREAVLVAGVKAALGKPASCEKTVEDILSWNQEAAPTESSRVPKVGNFHADQLIADIVRPMAAEQAPTANIVARVVVRENHELKEKVTYLQEEYLELDQLWAEHREMLDKTMEKRGPPPADLYAVPGSVLPPPTPGIVPATPIAEEPSYSGRSNRRRGVGDAVATEAEYQAILAGLADSAAKDPTHRATKTAATIPDMILDKERDFRYEDENNRVDDPLAFYNFAGNAEAIWTEEEREKFLRRYLQYPKLFGKIAEGLPNKTAGDCVLYYYRTKYENDYKTLLATRRGAKARRAAVAKKKSSALMADLERNKQSTPTPKGSRNRDREGSASTTATQQGGGRNKRARQGSDMPATPGADAPARKRRPEGEPDVESATPSRAESEAPSTASKTKSRSGGDKSRAKGTKRARVNKDAVENPAPTEAVEVAPVPQSPVVQPTTAPVVVQEVAPPPVAVTDSSSATQVVDPATGLVVDAVPLLPPVKRARRKKVVEPVDPNAPPPDPNAPPPPPGEGGKPRRTTTNSYWSVAEKQKFPELVREHGADFRAIADKLGNTKTVIQVRNHYNQTVDAMRASGIVLPASTQVGVQPVKVNGVEAARETKPVIPTPTPSTEQQQQPPPTQQQQQQPQQGYPGRYPPPPGYDSFPPGPRRTSHEYPEPRRDSFPTEPRMAVFPPSPPHHSARVPSPPAPVSRSGGMRISALLNDDPPKDTKPFDTASVVSDGTVDEFDGPAQRRPSPLPAGAYGSYEQHPRRPAFEDRPPSFERGRSYDDRHPSFERGRSFERDHHGSYERGRSFERRPSFDHVDERYQRQYGYPPSSTPGTRHWQQREGPPPPGAYYPPPHSSAAPAPSARGGPHWDPAGMPSLGVFPPNGSGHPPGAPIHVHSGAPPRPGDYGRQSDWRPYLHAPNGTAAGGHEAPTARGLSPSRGYAHRGSGSHDHPAQR